In one window of Oncorhynchus mykiss isolate Arlee unplaced genomic scaffold, USDA_OmykA_1.1 un_scaffold_546, whole genome shotgun sequence DNA:
- the LOC118959206 gene encoding G-protein coupled receptor 183-like, producing the protein MSWSEGVNSTVNLDSNTSSSLVCTNLYDHRPVARVHVMSLHYSLVFTLGLLGNALALHVIRPNLAQINSTTLYSANLAASDVLFTLALPLRIAYYALGFHWPLGETLCRVTALLFYVNTYAGVNFMTCLAVDRFVAVVLPLRYTRLCRARTIRYVCVGVWVLVLVQTLPLLSVTMTRAEPDGTTTCMEYPNFENGAVEGLPYVLIGAVVMGYAVPVATILCCYLVLLWKLRLVTRSRVGGRGHRSLRSQKATGVIAGVVLVFVVCFSPYHINILQYMIRKLRYTPDCTELQAFQMSLHFTVCLMNFNCCLDPFVYFFACKGYKRRVMKMLRVQVSASFSSVVRTGEDTPFKRGGTRDGRSRLGSHTACPVALDDVTKTIPGPETETGEPETETGPRARDRTQRPRQDPETETPTTPETGATSNQLPLRQKPHPTNYP; encoded by the exons ATGTCGTGGTCGGAGGGTGTGAACTCCACTGTGAACCTGGACTccaacacctcctcctccctggtcTGCACCAACCTGTACGACCACCGCCCCGTCGCCCGCGTCCATGTCATGTCTCTCCACTACAGCCTGGTCTTCACGCTCGGCCTCCTAGGTAACGCCCTGGCACTGCACGTCATCAGACCCAACCTGGCCCAGATCAACTCTACCACGCTCTACTCTGCCAACCTGGCCGCCTCCGACGTCCTCTTCACTCTGGCCCTGCCTCTGAGGATTGCctactacgccctag GTTTCCACTGGCCCCTGGGGGAGACCCTGTGTCGCGTCACCGCCCTTCTGTTCTACGTCAACACCTACGCAGGGGTCAATTTCATGACCTGCCTGGCCGTAGACCGCTTCGTAGCCGTGGTTCTCCCTCTGCGTTACACCAGGCTCTGCCGGGCCCGGACCATCCGCTACGTCTGCGTAGGGGTGTGGGTTCTAGTCCTGGTCCAGACGTTACCCCTCCTCTCCGTGACCATGACCCGGGCCGAGCCGGACGGAACCACCACCTGCATGGAGTACCCCAACTTTGAGAACGGGGCCGTGGAGGGACTCCCCTACGTCCTCATTGGAGCCGTCGTCATGGGATACGCCGTTCCCGTTGCAACCATCCTGTGTTGCTACTTGGTGTTGCTTTGGAAGCTGCGGTTGGTGACGAGAAGTAGGGTCGGTGGGCGAGGTCACAGGTCATTGAGGAGCCAGAAGGCGACGGGGGTGATAGCAGGGGTAGTGCTGGTGTTTGTAGTGTGTTTCAGTCCCTATCACATCAACATCCTGCAGTATATGATCCGAAAGCTGAGATACACACCAGACTGTACCGAGCTACAGGCCTTTCAG aTGTCTCTACACTTCACTGTGTGTCTCATGAACTTCAACTGCTGCCTGGACCCCTTTGTCTACTTCTTTGCCTGTAAGGGTTACAAGAGGAGGGTGATGAAGATGTTGAGGGTTCAGGTCAGCGCCTCTTTCTCCAGCGTGGTCCGAACCGGGGAGGACACCCCCTTCAAACGGGGGGGGACCCGGGACGGGAGGAGCAGGCTGGGTAGCCACACAGCTTGTCCTGTTGCTTTAGATGACGTTACCAAGACCATTCCTGGGCCAGAGACCGAGACAGGAGAGCCGGAGACCGAGACAGGACCCAGAGCCCGAGACAGGACCCAGAGACCGAGACAGGACCCAGAGACCGAGACACCAACTACCCCTGAGACAGGAGccacatccaaccaactacccctGAGACAGAAGccacatccaaccaactacccctGA